Within the Burkholderia mayonis genome, the region CGATACCGTCGGCGTATGGCAAATACGCGAGACGCTGCGCAAGGTCTACGTCGTGATGGCGTGACCGCCTCGGTCCACGGGCGGCCGCTGCGTCACGCGTCCTCGGGCGGATGCGCTTCGAGCCACGCGACGATTTGCTGCTCGGCTTGCAGCGGCGTCACGGTTTCGCCCACCGCGAGCACTTCATATTTGTAAGGATCGGAGCCGTCGAAGTTGTCCGGCTCCGGCTGCGAAATCGTCCAGCGCCAGTCGATCCGGTCGGCGATCGGCGACGGCGCACCTTCGATGCTGCAACGGCATCCATCGATTTCCGCGACAAACCCGGTGGCGGTCGGTTCAAAACTCGCAAACACGGCGACTCCCGTCGATGTACGCCGCAACGCGGCAGGGTGGCGAGTATCTCACGACCGCGCCACCCGCTCCGCCGCGCCAGGCCCGTTACACATTGTCACGCATCGTTGCAACGATACGAGGCTATCCGCGATTCGCTGGTCAACCGGTTGCGCGGCCCGGGAGTTATTGACAGTACTGACGCATGCTTCCGCGTCAGTACTTCACGCGTGTTGCAACACGAGCGCGCAAGGTCACGCAAGCGCATATGCGCCAACCCGGATAATCAGGAGTTGAAATGAAAAAGACCGCCATTCTCTCGGCACTCGCCGCCGGCTTGTGCATCTCGATCAGCAGTTTTGCACAAGCGCCGGCAAGCGCGCCCGCCGGCACGACCGGTCTTTGCAAAGACGGCTCGTTCTATTCCGGCGCATCGAAGAAAGGAGCATGCTCGGGCCACAAGGGCTTGAAGACCTGGTACGGCGCATCGAAGGCCGCAGCAGCGAGCGGCACGCCGATGGCTGCCGCGCCCGTCGCGGCGGCATCGGGCGCGCTTGCCCCGTCGGGTATGGCGGCAGCGAAAAGTTCGGCACCGGCCGGCGCTCCGGGCCAAGTGTGGGCAAATACCGGCACGAAGGTCTATCACTGCCCGAGCGACAAGCAATACGGCAAGACCAAGCAAGGAGCATACATGTCGGAATCCGAAGCGAAGGCGAAGGGCTTCCGCCCGTCGCACGGCAGGACCTGCTCGTAACGTCGCGCGGCATCATCGCGCGACGAAATCCGGGGTGGCCTCATGCGCCCGCCCGGGCGTCAGCGGAAGCCTTTCCGCGAGCGCCCGGCGCGCGGCGTCGGATTCGACGCATTGTAAATCGGCGCAGAACGCGCAAGTCGATGTGCGTCGCCACGCAACATCGCAATGCGAACCGTATCGCATTCTGCCGGTTCGCTCGCCCGCGCGTCGCGCACCCTTGCGCGACGCGTCGATACTCAGCCGCACGTATCGATCCAGTTGCGCGCCCAGCAGCTCGAGTAGTGAACCGCCTCTTCCTCGGTGGAAAAATAGTCGAGCCCATAGAAGCGATAAAGCGCCTCTTCAGCGTGTGCCGGCGATTTTTCGAGCAACAGGTTGGATGAAAAATAGCCGTCGGACAGACGGTGCGCGAAAGATTGAACCGCGTAACCGCGGTAAGTCATAGAAGTCATTTGCATTGTAATTTTAGTAG harbors:
- a CDS encoding DUF3761 domain-containing protein, coding for MKKTAILSALAAGLCISISSFAQAPASAPAGTTGLCKDGSFYSGASKKGACSGHKGLKTWYGASKAAAASGTPMAAAPVAAASGALAPSGMAAAKSSAPAGAPGQVWANTGTKVYHCPSDKQYGKTKQGAYMSESEAKAKGFRPSHGRTCS